CTGGCTGTGGACATGGCTGCCTTcgaagaggagaagaaggcagCACAGGTGAGGAGATGGAAgcgggggtgtgtgtgtgtgattggtttAGTGATTGTTTAAATTGGGCTCTGGTTGTTGTGTGAGGGGAACCTCCAGTTCCTGTGGGTACATTACATTTGCCTTGTGTCAGCGTTCTCTGGTGTTACGCTGTGAGAATCAGGAGTCCTGCACCTGCTGTTGAAATAAGCTGTCCAGCACGTCACAGTGTACTAATGTGTGTATACATAATGACTCTGCACTTCTGCTTCCAGATGGGGCAGTTTGATGCTCTCagcctttatttttcttctttattctcTCATTTGCACTCAGTCCGTTTGGCACTTTAGGTCTGTAGGCTTTGAACATGAGATGCAAACAGGATAAAGAAATGTTGTATTCATTACAACGCTGTTGAATTACGAGTACAAGTACACCCAAAAGCGGGTAGCAGCACAGTGTAAATGTTAGTATCATTACACTTGTGAGAAAAATCAAGTTTTGTGAATGTATGCTCACTTACTATAATGCCTGTGATTCAGGATGTCTTTTTAAAGGGGACTGTGGTATTTTTAAATTTGGGTcctttatttacacatttaaggGTGTAAAGGATTCATACTTACCAAAAGTTGTGGTCCAATAGATCGCCTCAGTGGCAGCATAGTAATCCTATGGGACAACTCCAACTATCTAACTAACTATTATGTTCACAggaagtgctttttttttcgccactcacaggctgagattgTTACCCTAAATGTCTGACAGTGTTATAGAAAGGGTCcctacagagagacagagagacctTTTTGTTAGCTTTTTGTTGCTCAGGGAGAAATCTCATTCTCAGATCTCTCActcagtgtttcattcatttctcttttaaaaagtTAACGTCCACTGAACTGATCATGTGTTTAAGTATCAAGTTCTGTTTTGTAGATTTTGTGCTTGTAAGTCAATAACAacacaagtttgtgtttgtgtgtgtagttgaaGTCCCAGGGTAAGGGCGCAGGAGACGAGGACCACATCATGTTGGACATCTATGCAATTGAAGagctgagaaacaaaaatatccCAGCCACAGATGACTCTCCCAAATACAAGTACACTGCAGACGAAAATGGCAAATACGGTCAGTGATTTGCATTCTCACGATGAGAGCTGAAGCTCCGGCGGCTGTATTTGCAGGACAGTCACGCTCTAACCGTCagtctgtttgcatgtttagaGTTTCAGCAGGCCTCAGCCACAGTGCTGGCCCTGCGCCGGGACCGCGCCTTCTGCGACGAAGTGACCACCGGTCAGGAGTGCGGTGTGCTGCTGGACCAGACGTCCTTCTACGCCGAGCAGGGCGGACAGACGTTTGATGAGGGCTACATGCTTCGAGAGGACGCCGCAACGGGGGATGTAAGTgtgagggaaaacagaaaaagactcaagtactgtacttcaATGCAGATTTGTGCTCCTTGTCTCATGCCACTTTCTACTTCTACGCATTTCAGAGCCAAATAATGTACTttgtactccactacatttaccggacacaaaacatatgaaatgCACAAGTGCAGCTGAAATGACGTCCACCACTAGATGAGAAGCAGGTGTGTGCGCTTCTCAGTGGTTCATAATGAGCGCCAGTAATGCTGTGTGAGAGCATTTTGTAAAACATCATGAGGTCTGAGGCTTTAGAAAGCCCTTGCTAGGctaattttctgtgtgtgtgagctgcttttttcccctgagTCTACAGATCGCAGGTGAAACAAAAATCCAGCTTTCTACTAAAGCTAAAATGAAACCACCTTTTGTTGACTTTAAATCAGTGAAAAATGGCAATTAccatcagtcagtgtgtgttttaacgtTTGATTAAGTGACTTTGACTGGTGGGTCTGGCAGCTGCTGGGAATGATGCCTGCAGGCAGAAAAGACCTTCTGCTAGTCGAGAAAAGGCTGCCTgttaaaaatcacagttttgaCAGGAGAATAGTTGAAAGAATAAATTGTTCCAATCTGTCTCGTGTGAACATGAACGGCATGAAAACGCATTCGTATCGCAGCTTGCGGAAGGCCTCCTGccttggttttttttaaaaaaaaaggtattcaAATGACGGTCTTCTGTACGTCTTGGTATTTCTTTAATAATTCTCATTTTTGTTGAGGATGTTGATCAAGGAACCTGTTCTgtcttgatgtgttttttttacttcttcttccACTTCTAAAAAGATCGGAAAGACGTGTGTTTTAATCTTTGAATTCtacaacagaacacacacacccacgtcAGCCAGCCTTctaactgaaaaacatttccttctgtCCGCCTGTCCTTTGCAGCGCATGGAGTTCACAGTGAAGAATACACAGGTCCGAGGAGGCTATGTTCTCCATGTGGGGACGGTCTATGGCACGCTGAAGGTTGGAGATGAGGTTATCTTACATGTAGATGAGGTGAGCACATGTGCACAATACATGATATTGTTCATTATTGGTCAGCTGAACAGAATGAGAGCAAGCTTTATGACACATTTTCGAAACGTGTTTGTGGTCTCTGTCTTTATTGCCACTGGGTGAAGCTCTGGTTTGTTTATCTGACAAATATCCGTTCACATTCTCTCTCCAGGCTCGTCGTAGGCCCATCATGAGCAATCACACTGCCACGCACATCTTAAACTTCGCCCTGCGGGGGGTTTTGGGGGAGGCAGACCAGAGAGGCTCTCTTGTGGCCCCCGACCGCCTGCGCTTTGACTTCACTGCTAAAGGTGCCCTGAGCACGGGGGAGATCCGGCGGACTGAGGAGATCGCTTGTGCCTTGATAAGAGAAGCAAAGGTCAGTGAAGGAATACACATAAATAATTACACCACTTAGGTCCTTTTAACTGTTTCAACAAACCTAACATCTTgtggctttcttttttctttacttcagtCTGGTAAGAATTCTGAATATTAACTCTGGTTTCTCTCTCGTGCTCTGCTGTCTTCAGACCGTGTACGCCATGGAAGCCCCGCTAGCACAAGCCAAGGCCATTCAGGGTCTGCGTGCCGTGTTCGATGAGACCTACCCCGACCCTGTCCGAGTCGTGTCTATCGGTGTCCCTGTTGAGGACCTGCTGAAGGACCCTGACAGTGCTGCCGGTTCTCTGACCTCCATTGAGTTTTGTGGTGGAACGTGAGTATGATGCTTTGCTTCATTTCgatttctatttctatttctatcatttaaatgcacacacaacaagATTTGAAAATAAGGGGGCCTCATGCATTACAGGTTATTATTAAGATATCATGCCAACGGGAGCAAACCAGCACTTCACATGATCTCATGGGGGAGCAGATGTAAGCAGCTTGCCTCTCTTCATTTGCTGTGGTGGTCCCGCTCACAGAGAGATAACATTATCAACCAGATTTTAACTCCTAAATATCAAACGTGTTAGAAATGATCACGGTGGCCCAATGTGTCTGTGAAAAGTCCAGAAGGTTTAAGACCGGATCTGTAAATCCCTCACATTACCGGGTCGTCTCTGATTGTCTGAGGGGCGATTCAGGATTAAATCCACCTGAAAATACTGTATCCTGAGCCCGACTTTCACAGAGAAACGTGAAGTGACATGCAAGCCTTTGACTGTAGTACGGTTAAGTTACCATTAAATCACATATTTGAAAGTAATAAGCTGtaatttatgttgtttatgtcaATTTAAATGTTACTAGTCGATTAGACACATATGCTCATCTGCTTTGATTAAAGTATGTGTTCACCATTACCTCTGAAGTGCTGCTGGTAATTACTGTGTATGATCCGACTGGAGTGAAGGCTGAATATGGAGAGTTGTCGCTGAACAAACGTCTGCATCTGCAGGAAGTTTTCAGAAGTGTCAGAGCTGCCCGGTGGTGCTGTGTAAAGCGGAAACCATTAATTGGATTTGTGGGTCTTCACAGCGAGACGGCGTGTCCCTGTGAGGAGAGGGTCCTGGAACATTTTGTAGAGCTCTATACAGTGATTAGGCTTGCTTCACTGGCTTTTACAGTGCCTGCTCCTTGCTGTAAAATTCACCTGAATGCCAAGACGCCCTCGCTCTACCATAGATTATAGCTAGACTTTTCATCTCCTTTCATTACTTTCAGAGTCCAAGTGATTTCCAAGCTGTGTTTTATGTGCACAAGTGCTTGATTTAAGTGTTGAAGGAGACGTTTACATGATCTGACCAGTAGTTGGCAGACATGCTGCACTTTAATCCTGACCCAAATTCACAGCGTGTTCCTATTCAGAGTATCTGAGCAAATCGAAGTTGAAACTTGTCCTGAGTTCTGAAGTAAAGCGttgcaaagacacacaaaatgctgAGTTAACAGTTGATGAAGTTTAATGTCAGCAATTCGTTAATTTTCActctgaaagagaaaatctgCCTTTAGAGGATGACCATCAGATGTCTAGCAACATAGAATATGATGATGTGGCCACGCATAGCGACGGTGTACATGAACGTAATTACTACCAAACGTCGGGGTGAGAGGGATCTACGAGATCGTAGGCTTCCTAGGAGAGCTGTTGGACGAGGTGGAGACCGCAGTGGTGGTCAAGACAGGGCTAGAAATAGCGATCATTATGTTTATTAGATGAGTAAATTTAGTCTCTTTAAAAACTGTGGGTCATATccaacatttttctcctttacaTTATCAAATATCCCACTTTATACCTGCTGCACACTGGAGGATTTTCAGATCTGATTGTTGTATGTGGGAGACCACATACATGGCGACGATCACCCTCGGCTGGCTGCACTTGCCTGTGTGCCATATTTCACTctggaaaaccaaaaaagaggaagaaacaggaaaaagaagagacagaattAGCATCGGCTTAGACATTTTGCGGTATTATTGTTAACGTGATTGGTGACTTTCCCAGTCAGcctgctctgttttgtgtttctgctcagtATTTCATCACTGTGCCTTTCTGCAGTATTTTAACTCATAAATATCAAACATGTTTGATACCAATTATCCTCTGGTGTGGGGCCAGCGTTACTGATCTAATatctttgatgttgtttttaatgtgcagCCACTTCAAAGAATCCCttgtttcctgctgctgttttgtaatgtttcctctgctgctcgtcttcctccttctcctcactcctctccctcatcTGCCTCCCACAGTTGTGTAACACTCTTCGTAATGTGTTATTGGTTTCTGTTATCTGCAGCCACCTGCAGAACTCGGGTCACGCCGCACCGTTTGTCATCGTCTCCGAGGAGGCCATCGCTAAGGGCATCCGCCGTATTGTTGCTGTGACGGGAACAGAGGCCCAGAAGGTCAGTGTGTgcgcatgcaaacacactcactcacacactcacacctgatTCCAGCGCACATCACCCACACTCGCACTGAAGAGTTGAGTAGACTGATTGTCTAAAATGGTCACTTGGTGTGGTGTTGATCCAATAACTGATAACTTAATAACATGAGAATGTGCCTCAGACTGAGGGTCTACTTGTCTTATTTTGGTCCCAGGTGAGAAGAGGCACCAAAGTGATAAACTTTAATGAAACTGTCTTTGACTTGAAGTACAACTTCTAGtgctactaataataatgataacaataatgatCTTTATCACCTTTCTCAATAAGGTTACACTGCAATATGGATAGCATGGAGTTAAATACATGTGAAGTGCAAACTcaaaaccaataaaataaaataaaatacaataaagatgGGATGAAGTTAAACctttaaaacaacataatgCAAATGTGCAATGCCAGACAAGTAATATCAAATATGATAGTTGGAGttgtggagctgctgctcaaAAAAGAGCAAGCTACTGCATGAagaattcaaaaacattttcatatatatatatatttttttattattattattttttaaactgagtGGTTACTGATTTTGCTAACCTGAGATCCACAGGCAGGCTGATCTAGTTTGGGGGCAAAGGCCAGTTCACCCCTTGTTACCAGCCTGGACTTGGACACAACCAGTAGAGCCCTGTCCGAGGCCCTCAGACTCGGGCTCAGATTAGGGCTCATCGAGGTGTGACACCATGAGGAGCCTTAAAAGTTAACAATAAAATCTTGAAATCAATCGTAAATGTgactggaagccagtgaagcATAGCTAAAAccacagtgtttgtgtctcctTGTACCAGTGATTAGTGCTGCCTCGTTCTGCACTAGCTGCAGGTGATGTAGTGAGCTTTGGCTGAGGCTGGAGTAAAGGGCGCTAACAGCATTGAAGGCAAGAAGCGAAGAaggattttgtatttttccccTCTATGCAGACCCTGAGGACAAATTAATTTTGCTATTTTTAGCAAGCAATTGCTGTTTGATCCTCTTCTGTATCTTCTACTTTTTGCCTTTTGCTCATCTTTCTTGCTTCCACCAGCATTTTGCTGTCTGCACTTGTATCCCTTGTCTCATACCTCTGTGTCCTATATTCACCAGGCCCAGAGGAAAGCCGATTCCCTGCGCCAGTCTTTGTCCGCACTGGGAGACAAGGTGAAGCAGCAGAGTGCACCAAACAAGGACATTCAAAAAGAGATCGCAGACATGACGGAGGTAAATGACGTGTTTGTGCTGCATAAAACGTTCCCAGCAGGCCAGCTCTGGTGCTGTGGTATCAGCATGTTCCTCTCTGCAGTCCATAGGCACAGCAGTGATCTCCCAGTGGCAGAAAGATGAGATGAGGGAAACCCTTAAGGGCCTGAAGAAGGTCATGGACGACCTGGACCGCACCTACAAGGCTGACATCCAGAAGAGAGTCCTGGAAAAGACCAGTGAGGTGATTGAAAACAACCCCAACCAGCCTCTGCTCATCATGGAGATGGAGACCGGAGCCTCAGCTAAGGTGAGAGTCAGTACAGGATTTTTAATAACTTATTGAAAAATGGACTGGGGTTGTGTAAGTGAAGGCATACAAAGCCATttctatcctttttttttttttttttttaatctggaCTGACAGATCAGCCTAAAAGACCCTACATAGACATACAAGAAGAAACCTATAACCCAAAACCGAAGACTTCATCTGCATcaggaacaaaaataaatgaaaagtgcTAACAGCTTTAAAATTCAGTTTATCTCTGCAGTATTGCACATTTTCTTCGGCAGTCTCACAGCTTATCTCATTGTGTTATTGCCGTGGGACCAGATCAGCTCTGTGGCCCATTAATTCTGACCTTGAGACATCAATAGTGCTGATTAGgagacttttttctttctgccctCCCTGTTTCTACTCTTCCCTCCTTCTTGcctccttttttccttcttacATTTATCCTtcactccttctctccctccgtctctcagGCGCTGAATGAGTCACTGAAGCTGCTCAAGTCGAACTCCCCTCAGACCGCTGCGATGCTCTTCACCGTAGACCCTGACGCTGGCAAGATCACCTGCCTGTGTCAAGTCCCACAGGTAACATGCCCGCTCATTCACTCATACAGTGTGATGGCAGCCTTTCAGAGCCACACCTTTAACATCTAACCTTACATTCGCCTCTTCTCTTCAGGATGTGGCCAGTCGAGGTTTGAAAGCCAGCGAGTGGGTTCAGGAGTTGTGCCCCCTTCTGGATGGCAAGGGAGGCGGCAAGGACATGTCTGCTCAGGCTACGGGCAGGAACATACATTGCCTGCAGGAGGCACTGCAGATGGCCAACGAGTTTGCACGGCTTAAGTTGGGAGAGAACTaagaggagagagtgtgtgggaggtgtagagagagatgggggagtTAAGTTTGCAAACGTAAGTTCGGGAGTAAAGCGGACATCAGAAATCACCAAAAAGCGAACTTTCCTgccttcatttcctctcctcttttcttctccctttgGGTCAGACAAagatcagaaaacaaacaaaactgcagagtTTCTTGCTCCCGCCATGTTGACAGATGACCACTGACACTCAGCTAGCTGTAAATGAGCCACTATATTTATTGAGACGAGGGCTGCTGACTTCCCCCAGTAAAAATGATCTAAATACATAGGAAGATCCTCTGCAGCAGTTTAGGAAAAGAAGACCACAGATGATTTTTCAGTGGCCACTTCAGTTTTGcatgctgaaaagaaaagggaTGCACTTTTGATTGATTTAGCTTCCTGTGAGTACTGTGCAGCTcagatgaaaagagacaaactgGAGTTTCCGCCTCagactttctgttctgttctcagcGTGAAGTTGGCTCTTGATAAACTTCTGTCCtgcctctgtctttgtgtctcatcTCATTGTAGCCCCATTTTAAGTACAACCCCCAAAGcaactttgtctttttcctcttgttcagGACTTAAAGTGCCGCAATTGCAATTTTAGGCTTCCTGTACCACTTAAGCTCAgtctcagaaagaaaagggaaaagtcaGCCCAGCTCTTCCATGATTTAGGCACAGTATACACAGTATGTCTTTTGTTGACTAAAGGTTTTTAATCTGATCTCTCAGCAGTGGCTCCGTCCATCTGTGTGATCGAAAGCCTGAGTTCTGTTCCTGTGATTGGTCGGAACTGAGGTGTACATGCAGTAGATGTATCATATTGTTGCTTTAGCAAATAACAAGCCATTACCTTACCTGAGTCTATgggttttatttagtttatacATTAACTGTATAAATTGATCATCAACCTGTCTATTAACTAATCTGTAAAACTTCATTTTGCTGAAATTGAATATTGATTGAATTCAGAATGTCGAATATGCCCTGTCAGTGTAGCTGTTCCACGTCAGAGAAATGTCACACGAGAATGCAATAAATACGATAAGTAAATGTCAAGTGTCTATCTTATTCTTCTCAGATGTTTGCTATATTTGTATTGGTGATTTATTTCAGGGGACAGACACTGTTTGCTCTGAAATTTTATTATTGGCTTAGTTCAGTAGTGATCAGTTACACTGCATGCCTGGACTGAGAACATTAGCTTTGGATCACTGACTAAAAATGACTGAGGTGTAAATCAGTTGAGTTTAGGACCATCTGTTTATAACAAACAGAACATCTGAGTTTATGTCCCTTGTTCAGACCTGATGTTCCCTCTGAAGTAGCAGCATTAGTAAATCATTCTATATCTGCAACAACACTTTCTGCCCAGTTGGGGGTTGCAGCTGTTAACATGACACGTACATGGGATTTTTTAATTGATACAGTGCCTATATAAAGTATTCACCCTCTTGGATGTTTTAACCTTTactgcttttataaatggaatcatagtcGGTATAATTTTACCGACTAAAACCATTTAATATCAAGATGAAAATAATAAGTAATGCCAATTAGTTTAAAATACATAAGTGAGTCTCCCTCTTCAAGTCAGTATTCAGTAGGTGCACCTTAGGCCACCATCACAGCATTGAGTCAGTGTGGATATGTCTGAATCAGGCTTGCATGTCCAgacactgcaattttactcCATTCT
This is a stretch of genomic DNA from Scatophagus argus isolate fScaArg1 chromosome 7, fScaArg1.pri, whole genome shotgun sequence. It encodes these proteins:
- the aars1 gene encoding alanine--tRNA ligase, cytoplasmic yields the protein MPQCRLSCLVGCTAWAKAVCSEAVIESFCKNSDLESWFRMDSSLSAAQIREKFIDFFRRNDHHYVHSSSTIPLDDPTLLFANAGMNQFKPIFLNTIDPSHPMAKLRRAANTQKCIRAGGKHNDLDDVGKDVYHHTFFEMLGSWSFGDYFKQLACKMALELLTQEFGISIDRLYVTYFGGNAEAGLEPDLECKQIWIDLGVDEARILPGSMKDNFWEMGDTGPCGPCSEIHYDRIGGRDAAHLVNMDDPNVLEIWNLVFIQFNRESETVLKPLPKKSIDTGMGLERLVSVLQNKMSNYDTDLFIPYFEAIQKGTGARPYTGKVGAEDVDGIDMAYRVLADHARTITIALSDGGRPDNTGRGYVLRRILRRAVRYSHEKLGAQRGFFASLVDVVVESLGNAFPELRKDPEMVKDIINEEEVQFLKTLSRGRRILDRKIVSLGDCKTIPGDTAWLLYDTYGFPLDLTSLIAEEKGLAVDMAAFEEEKKAAQLKSQGKGAGDEDHIMLDIYAIEELRNKNIPATDDSPKYKYTADENGKYEFQQASATVLALRRDRAFCDEVTTGQECGVLLDQTSFYAEQGGQTFDEGYMLREDAATGDRMEFTVKNTQVRGGYVLHVGTVYGTLKVGDEVILHVDEARRRPIMSNHTATHILNFALRGVLGEADQRGSLVAPDRLRFDFTAKGALSTGEIRRTEEIACALIREAKTVYAMEAPLAQAKAIQGLRAVFDETYPDPVRVVSIGVPVEDLLKDPDSAAGSLTSIEFCGGTHLQNSGHAAPFVIVSEEAIAKGIRRIVAVTGTEAQKAQRKADSLRQSLSALGDKVKQQSAPNKDIQKEIADMTESIGTAVISQWQKDEMRETLKGLKKVMDDLDRTYKADIQKRVLEKTSEVIENNPNQPLLIMEMETGASAKALNESLKLLKSNSPQTAAMLFTVDPDAGKITCLCQVPQDVASRGLKASEWVQELCPLLDGKGGGKDMSAQATGRNIHCLQEALQMANEFARLKLGEN